A genomic stretch from Thunnus maccoyii chromosome 19, fThuMac1.1, whole genome shotgun sequence includes:
- the thap1 gene encoding THAP domain-containing protein 1 has protein sequence MVQTCSAYGCKNRYHKDKEISFHKFPLARPDVCGKWVAAMRRNNFKPTKYSNICSQHFTKDCFKIECNNRVLKENAVPSLFTFNLSIKAESLEDPFPSEIHFPLSMALTSDTVMVEEEDEDEDEDEESEPGRSLADIRFDTASVSCDHNYTVEDSARQKKRIEQLEEQLERLRKTLKTTQQKCRRQEKQLKRLKAACEAPRTVCEPPAAFGEGYVILPKHIYHTLKGIE, from the exons ATGGTGCAGACGTGCTCAGCGTACGGCTGTAAGAACCGCTaccacaaagacaaagagatcTCCTTCCACAA GTTTCCCCTGGCGCGTCCAGATGTTTGTGGTAAGTGGGTGGCGGCGATGAGGAGGAACAACTTTAAGCCGACAAAGTACAGCAACATCTGCTCGCAGCACTTCACCAAAGACTGCTTCAAGATAGAGTGCAACAACCGAGTGCTGAAGGAGAACGCTGTGCCGTCGCTCTTCACTTTCAACCTCAGCATCAAG GCGGAGTCCCTGGAGGATCCGTTCCCCTCAGAGATCCACTTCCCCCTCTCTATGGCTTTGACCTCTGACACAGtgatggtggaggaggaggatgaggatgaggatgaggacgAGGAATCTGAGCCCGGGAGGAGCCTGGCCGACATCCGTTTCGACACGGCGTCCGTCTCCTGCGACCACAATTACACGGTGGAGGACTCTGCACGGCAGAAGAAGCGCATCgagcagctggaggagcagctggagCGTCTGAGGAAGACGCTGAAGACGACGCAGCAGAAGTGTCGGCGGCAGGAGAAGCAGCTCAAGAGGCTGAAGGCGGCTTGCGAGGCACCCAGGACTGTCTGTGAGCCTCCGGCAGCGTTCGGCGAGGGTTACGTGATTTTACCGAAACACATCTACCACACACTCAAAGGCATCGAGTAA